One Eriocheir sinensis breed Jianghai 21 unplaced genomic scaffold, ASM2467909v1 Scaffold615, whole genome shotgun sequence DNA segment encodes these proteins:
- the LOC126993448 gene encoding uncharacterized protein LOC126993448, which translates to METNAEETAKEKTAVRPTEKDPGTAHETAKKIHAEAPLGATEVDERPVVRSPLAISRPEREDVVRSRPLASSPTERDLVVRSPLASSTAEREVVRLPLASSQDVNRAEGRRDAIDVFRADTPSTSDEEPSDVQVLPEKQLPQQIQEILNVVLKHVSKKFEEVSKKFEEVKTSVDNLQKQLQPVLPGPSQRVTDGETPLPTGFVPVLPKDPYEVLTYFGFPASTPDSLVSKHRHYFLGNASTEPMRTHRLALRKALVQLCPLPKPQSGKGGLTPSIRQLLHYLAPRDVWVHFCLKGYSKSKRNMESEMPKFVRMIQATMSINAKSTSRR; encoded by the exons ATGGAAACAAATGCAGAAGAAACTGCTAAAGAAAAAACTGCAGTACGTCCAACTGAAAAAGAT CCTGGTACAGCTCACGAAACTGCAAAGAAAATACATGCGGAGGCCCCGCTTGGTGCTACAGAGGTAGACGAGAGGCCGGTCGTCAGATCACCTCTGGCCATTTCTCGGCCCGAGAGGGAGGACGTCGTCAGATCACGTCCCCTGGCCAGTTCTCCGACCGAGAGGGACCTGGTCGTCAGATCACCTCTGGCCAGTTCTACGGCCGAGAGGGAGGTCGTCAGATTACCTCTGGCCAGTTCTCAAGATGTCAACAGAGCTGAAGGCAGACGAGACGCCATTGACGTCTTTAGAGCAGATACACCCAGTACGTCTGATGAAGAACCCAGTGACGTACAA GTCCTGCCCGAGAAACAGCTGccacaacaaatacaagaaattTTGAATGTCGTACTAAAACATGTAAGCAAAAAATTTGAGGAAGTAAGCAAAAAATTTGAGGAAGTGAAAACTTCTGTGGATAACCTTCAGAAACAGCTGCAACCAGTACTTCCAGGACCTTCGCAGCGGGTGACTGACGGTGAGACACCTCTCCCTACCGGATTTGTGCCTGTCCTTCCAAAGGACCCCTATGAAGTGCTAACATACTTCGGTTTTCCTGCTAGCACACCCGACAGt CTCGTATCAAAACACAGGCACTACTTTCTTGGCAATGCATCGACAGAGCCAATGAGAACTCACCGGTTGGCACTGAGGAAGGCATTAGTTCAGCTATGCCCGTTGCCCAAGCCTCAGTCGGGAAAAGGTGGCCTGACCCCCTCCATCCGCCAACTCCTACATTATTTAGCACCCAGAGATGTCTGGGTGCACTTCTGTTTGAAGGGCTACTCCAAATCTAAGAGAAATATGGAGTCTGAAATGCCGAAATTTGTGCGCATGATTCAGGCGACAATGAGCATAAACGCCAAGTCGACGAGTCGACGGTGA